GGACTCTCTTAAATCCACTGTGCTGATTCCTAATGCCATTCCCTAGTTATGCACTGGTGATGGCGGGAGAGAGCTGGATTTGGAATCAGCCGGTAGTCACTGGGTTTTTGCTGTGTGTTTTCCGAGGCTTTATATGACTGTGTAAATGTATACCAGAGGGTGGGAAGGGAACAAAGGAAGAGAACACAAGAGGCATCCTGGGACGAGTccaaaaaactgaagaaaaagaagactcaTTATTTCTTAGTACTTATTCTAACTCCTACTAGCTCCATCGGACCAAATTCTGTAGTCCTGGTTCAGCAAGGATGCcattaatgaaaaaaacaaaccacaatacTGATCCTTCCTTGGCAAAGTGCAGGATGACCAAATTGTTAGTGGAAGAAATAAGAGCAAAAAACATGACTCTGGGGCCCAACAAAGGTCTTTGGCAGGGGGAAATGGGAAATATTAATGGTTTCCATGGAGTTTAGCCACCTTGAGATGTAGGGTGAGATGGATAAGCTCTCTTTGAAGTAGAGCGGTAATCAGCCTTTTTGCAAATGGCTAAGAGGAGGGCTGGCTATTGGGTATTTTTTTGCAGATAAAGTCTCAGAGGAAAGGTGAGCTGAATGGTTGCTATGGTAACTGATGGTTAGAATTGGTCCACTTAACTGTCCCCATAGTAACTAAGCTCCTGGAGAGCTATAAAGGAATTAGTTATCTTAACATACTACTATTATCCCCATGGTAACCAGTGTCTGAATGGGAGTGGTCAGCCTCAAGGAGAATGGTGGGAAAAATCTTTCTCCCTGGAGAAATGCGTAGGAGGCAGAGATGTGAATTTTTTTACCAATCCAGCCTCTGAAGAGCTGGAGTTCTTGAGATGTGTgtagggaaaagagagagggattgggtggtgtgtgtttgtgtgtgtgtgtgtgtgtgtgtgtgtgtgtgtgtgtgtgtgtgtgtttggggctgGCTAATGTGTTTTTAGGCCTGGGACAGTTGGGTATATGAGGTCACTTCTTGCCCCCTGCTAATTGGTGCCCAACTCACTCATGGGTTGCAGTGGCCGGTGCAGCTGGGAGGGGCTCCTTCTGGCTACACATTACCATTCTGGTGCAGAGTGCGCCGGCGCTGACTTGATTGCATGCTCAGGACCAGGTACTGCCTCATAAACTCACTGAACCGCTTCTGGTTGGCCAACTTCCGGGCCGACTTCCGGGCCCCAGTGAAGCCCCCAAACCTCTTCTGCAACTGCTTCTGTTCCACCTCGTCGGCATCATCAGTGCCAGGCTCCGTATCTGCCGCTTGCGCCAAGCTCCTGACTCGGGGCATTCGCTTCAGATGCTGCATCTCCGAAGCTTTTGGCTGGTAAAGAGCAGCTGTCACGAGCTCTGGGTCAGCAGGGTTGAGCTGCCCAGGGTCACTGGCCATGACTTTGGCACATGCAGTCCAGAGAGGACGGAGTAAGACCTTTCCTTCACACTGGAGGATGCATGCCTGCAAAAAcacaggcaggagggagagaaaaggggataGAGCAGGGATGAGCTAGGATCATCTATAGCTGTTCCGAGTCACGTGCTTCTGAAGTGCTGGTTCTCAAGTGTTGCGCagcagtgtatgtatgtgtggggatgcacatgtatgtatgcacgcgtgtgtggaggccagagatcaatacTGGTTATCTTCCTCTAGTGCTCTCCATTTGATTTTCAatatcattttcctttaaaataatgattattatataataataaattattcattaataacaacaacaacaacaataatattatgattgtgtgtgagtgtgaaggtCAGGGGACACTATGTGGagtctccttctacctttatgtggcttccaggaatcaaattcaggtcactgGGTTTGAATAGAAGCATATTTACCCCCTGAACCATCTTGCCGGCCCTTCCACTTCATTTTTTAGCCCGGGACTGTTATTGACCTGGGTGACCTGAGCCAGCTGATCTATAATGGAAGGTCAGCaagtcccagcaatcctcctgtctctgcttctctagtgTTGGGATCATAGGTGTGTGCTTCCATGCTCGGCTTTTCCatgtgttctgggaatcaaacacagatCCTCAGGCCTGTctagcaagtactttactgatgtattagttagggttattattgctgtgatgaaacgccatcaccaaagcaacttgaggaagggatttctttggcttacacttccatgaTACAGTCTATCatagaagaaagtcaggacaggaactctagcaggccaggaacctggaggcaggaactgttgCAGAagctatggaggggtgctgcttacgggcttactcctcatggcttgctcagcctgctttcttacagaacccaggaccaccagtccagggatggcaccacaaTAATCACCAGTTaagaaatgccctacaggcttgcctacagccctatTTTATgaaggaattttcttttctttcttttttttaaaagattttatttattattatatatacagtattctgcctgcatgtgggtgctgggaattgaactcaggtcctctggaagaat
Above is a window of Microtus pennsylvanicus isolate mMicPen1 chromosome 15, mMicPen1.hap1, whole genome shotgun sequence DNA encoding:
- the Pnoc gene encoding prepronociceptin isoform X2, whose translation is MKILLSDVLLLSLLSSVFSSCPRDCLTCQEKLRPDPGSFDLKACILQCEGKVLLRPLWTACAKVMASDPGQLNPADPELVTAALYQPKASEMQHLKRMPRVRSLAQAADTEPGTDDADEVEQKQLQKRFGGFTGARKSARKLANQKRFSEFMRQYLVLSMQSSQRRRTLHQNGNV
- the Pnoc gene encoding prepronociceptin isoform X1; this translates as MKILLSDVLLLSLLSSVFSSCPRDCLTCQEKLRPDPGSFDLKACILQCEGKVLLRPLWTACAKVMASDPGQLNPADPELVTAALYQPKASEMQHLKRMPRVRSLAQAADTEPGTDDADEVEQKQLQKRFGGFTGARKSARKLANQKRFSEFMRQYLVLSMQSSQRRRTLHQNGIQVTPRTACVHTQKCRPGVRIPSSLRH